ATGGCGCTATATATGATGATAATGTAAATATTAAATATCTAGATCGTGCTTCAAAGTCAATAGATAGAATGATAACTATGCTAAATGATTTAGATGTAATCACAAGTATTGAGTCTAATAATTATAGCATTGATTTTTCTGATTGGAACCTTAATTTATTAATTGAAGAAATAATTGGACAACTCGAGATTAAAACCAAATCAAAAAATATTTCAATTAGCTTAGATTATGAAAATAAGTCGCAAACACTAGTTCACGCTGATAGAGACTTAATTCATCATGTAATTACAAATTTACTCGTCAACTCAATTAATTATGGTAATCTTAATGGCAAAACAGAAGTTAGATTGTTTGATATGGGAGATAGTATCTTAATTGAAGTTGCTGATAACGGTATTGGTATTTCTCAAAAACATTTACCACGCTTATTCGAGCGTTTTTACAGAGTTGATAAATCGAGATCAAGGAAAGATGGTGGAAGTGGATTGGGGTTATCTATAGTAAAACATATTATAGAAAGTCATGGACAAACAATAAACGTGAGAAGTACAGAAGGTGTTGGGACAACATTTGGCTTTACTCTAAAAAAAAGTGAAATATAAATAAGTTTAAAATTATTTATCCATTTGATCGTCTCTAGGAACTTTTATTTCAATTTTTGCTTTAGGATGTCTTTGTGACATAAACTGTGCAATTTTTTTAGTCATTTCATCATACACTGCAGAATATTGTATTAAACTAACCTCTAAAATAAAATTTCCAGCAGAGTATTCGTATTCCATTGGACCCATTTTAGCAACAGCATTGTTGTTATAAAAAACTTCGTTAGCTTTAACCGTAAATTTTTCATATTCATCAGTAGGCAGGTATGTAAAAGAATTACATGAGGCAACCAATAGTACAATAACAAGCAGACTTAAATATTTGTAAAAATGTTTCATTCTGCTAATTTAGAAATATTATTTAAAGATATCAAAAATATTTTTCCAATCAGGGTTAAAATTTGTATATACAAATCCATTAAATTCTGAACTTCTATTTAGAGCATTTTTTAAATTAAATTCTTTTTGATGCATAGCAAAAGCAATATTTTTATCGTAAAAGTATTTGGCTAAATAAAGCTGTTCTGTTTGCCCTGGAGTTGGCACAAAAATGGCTTTTTTATGCAGTTTGGCAATATCCATTACTGTAGAATAACCAGAGCGGCTAATAACAAGATTGGCATTAACCATAGCTTGATTGAGTTCAGTTGATTTTAGATGACTAACTATTTTTAAATTGTCAATACTTTCCTCTAAATCCTCTTCAGTTTTTCCCAATACCAAAATTGCTTTTTTCTTAGAGCTAAGAAGTTGTTTTCTGAGAATTTTTTCAAAAATACTTCGCTGAGGTTCTGGGCCAGAAATCACTGCTAGAATATCCAAATCTTCAGTTTTTTCCATAGGCTCAAAACGCGATAAACTACCCACAAAATGGCAGTTGACTTGCGGTAAATTGGAGCATGTTAAATCTCCACTTAGTAAATGTTCCTCGGAATCGGGAATCCAACAAGCATCGAAATTCTCAATATATCTGAAGTTGATGTTTTGAATAAAACTTGAAAAAATAGGGGATTGAATATTCAACTGATGCGTAATAAATACGCAGGGCACTTTTCTGGAGTACATACCAAAGCGGTTATCTGAAATTACGCCATCAATATTATAATCCTCAATGATTTGGGTTAAAGCTTTTTTCTCTTTGCGAATCCCTTTCCAAATTTTCAAGCTTTGGCGAATCATACTCCAAGCCATGTTTCCATTTTTTGGGTACAGGATGTTATAGCTTTCTACTTTTATGAAATCTCTATTCGGAAACTCACTCATAAGTAAGTCTAGCGGACGACCACTAGCCGCAAAAACAACTTCAAAGCCTTCCACTTCTAAAGCTCGTGCAATGGGAATACACCGACTTGCGTGTCCCAATCCCCAATCCAAAGGGGCTATCAGTATTCTTTTTTTAGAATTCACGCTTCGAAAGTACTTAAAAATTGAGCTATTATTGCATAAAATTTTTAGCGTTGGCAAAGAATAAACTCCGTAAATTTTCACAAATGGCAGAATACTCAAATGTATTTCAGCCTACTTTTGAAGAATTAAAGACTGGCTTTAAGAACAAAGGACAGTGGAAGAAAGATGTTTTTAAAAATGACAATCCACTCATTGTGGAGTTGGGTTGTGGCAAGGGAGAGTATTCGGTGGGCTTGGCAAAGAAATATCCTAACAAAAACTTTTTAGGTGTGGATGTAAAAGGAGCACGGATGTGGAAAGGCGCCACCGATGCTAATGAAGAAAATATATCCAACGTTGCGTTTTTACGAACTCGCATAGAGTTTATAGAATACTGTTTTGCGAATAATGAAGTGGACGAGATTTGGATAACTTTTCCTGACCCGCAGATAAAAAAGAAAAGAGCTAAAAATAGACTCACTCATCCGGTTTTTTTAGAACGGTACTCTAGAATTTTAAAAAAAGACGGTTTGATACACCTCAAAACAGATTCTCAATTTTTACACGGTTACACTTTGGGGATTATTGAAGGTAATCAACGTGTTTTAGAAGATGCCGAGCACGATATCTACAACGCTCAACTTCAACGTCCAGATATGAGTATCAAAACACACTACGAGAACTTATTTTTAGATAAAGATATGCCCATAACTTATCTGAGGTTTAGACTTCAATAACACGTTTACTAAGCATGCCAGAGAAGTCATTTTTTCAGAAAGTATATGAGGTTGCAGCTCAAATTCCTGAAGGAAAAGTAAGTACTTATGGTGCAATTGCAAAATACATAAGTAGTGCAAATGCCTCGAGAATGGTGGGTTGGGCATTGAATAAAGCCGATACGCTTGAAGTTCCGGCACATCGTGTGGTTAACCGAATAGGAATGTTGAGCGGAAAGTATCATTTTGATGGAGTTACCCTAATGCAACAATTGTTGGAAAATGAGGGAGTGAGAGTTATTGATAATCAAGTTCAAGATTTAGAAAATGTGTTTTGGGACCCTAGTAAAGAATTGATTTGAATTAGTTTATTTAAAAAGGCAATTGCGTATCTTTGCACCTACAATGAAGATAACAAAAGATCAGATATTAAAAGCCTTAGCTAGTTTTACTTTACCCAATGGCGGTAAAGATTTAGTTTCAGCAAAAGCCGTACGTAACATTCAAATCTTTGGCACGGAAGTATTACTCGATATAGAAATCAATAATCCAACACTTCAATACAAAAAGAAGGTTGAGGTAGATTGCATAAAAGCCATTCATGATTTTGTTTATGAAAAAGCAGACGTAAAGGTGAATTTAATCATCAAAGCACCTGAAAAACAAGCTAACATTATTCGAGGAAATGAAATCCCTGGTGTCAAAAATATAATTGCCATAGCTTCAGGAAAAGGTGGAGTAGGAAAGTCTACCGTCTCTGCAAATTTAGCTGTAGCACTAGCCGATAAAGGATACAAAGTTGGCCTAGTAGACGCCGATATTTATGGACCTTCAATGCCAATAATGTTCGATGTAGTTAACGCAAAACCACAAGGGAAAGAGGTAGGTGGCAAGCGAAAAATATTACCTGTTGAAAGCTATGGAGTGAAGCTGTTATCCATTGGTTTTTTTGCAAATACTGATCAAGCAGTTGTATGGAGAGGAGCCATGGCATCGAAAGCTTTGAATCAAATGTTGTGGGATACTGATTGGGGCGATTTGGATTTTATGTTAATCGATTTACCACCAGGAACAGGAGATATTCACTTGTCTTTAGTGCAGTCGATACCAGTAGGTGCCGCCATTGTAGTAAGTACGCCTCAGAATATAGCCTTAGCAGATGCTCGTAAAGGTGTGGCAATGTTTCAAATGGACTCTATTAATGTGCCTGTTTTGGGCTTAGTTGAAAACATGTCTTACTTTTCACCAGAAGAATTGCCAAATAATAAATATTATATATTTGGGAAAGAAGGCGCAAAGGCTTTATCCGAGCGATTGAATTTACCGCTACTAGCAGAAATACCACTTGTCCAGAGTATTAGAGAAGCGGCAGACATAGGTCGTCCAGCAGTTTTACAAGGTGCTACTCCAGCCGCAATGGCGTATATGGATTTGGCCGATAAAACAGTTGTAGAAATGAATAAAAGAAATGCTTTAGAGCCTACTAAAAAAGTAGAAATAACAAATATGAACGGTTGTTCAACAAAATAAGATGGGGATAATTACAGATTCAGCAATAATTGATAAGATTGAAGAGGCTTTAGCACAAGTGCGTCCTTTTCTCGAATCAGATGGTGGAGACATTAGACTAATTGAAGTTACTGATGATTATGTAGTAAAAGTTAAACTTCTAGGCGCGTGTAGCGATTGTCATGTTAGTATGATGACGCTAAAAGCAGGCGTTGAACAAACCATCAAAAAGGAATTGCCAGAAGTAAAAGAAGTAGTTGATATTGATAAAATAGACAGTTAAAATGACTCAAGAAACGGTCGAAAAAGTAGTCATATTTTTTGCTGGAGATTCTGGAGATGGTATTCAGTTAACAGGTTCACAATTCACCAATACAGCAGCTCTGTATGGGAATGACCTAAGCACCTTCCCTGACTTTCCCGCTGAAATTAGAGCCCCTCAAGGCACATTAGCCGGTGTTTCTGGTTTCCAATTATCGTTTGGAAGTACAGAAATTTTCACCCCAGGAGACGAATGCGACGTGTTAGTTGTAATGAATGTAGCGGCTTTAAAAGCCAATATCAAGCGACTAAAAAAAGGAGGTGCTATAATTGTCAACACGGACGGTTTTGATAAAAGAAACCTTAGACTTGCTGGGTATGATGATGGTGAAAATCCCCTTTCAGACAATTCGCTTTCTGACTACAGAGTTAGTGAAATGAATGTTACTAAACTAACGCGAGAATGTTTAGTTGATATCACTCTTGGAATAAAGGAAAAAGACCGTTGCAAAAATATGTTTGTTCTTGGTTTTGTCTATTGGATGTATAACAGAACTCTAAATCATACCATTGACTCTTTAACCCAAAAGTTCAAGTCTAAGCCAGAGGTGTTAGAAGCTAATATAAAGGTACTAAAAGCGGGGTATAACTTTGCTGATACTTGTGAAATTTCGTCGAGTCGATTTGAAGTGAAGCCTGCAAAAATGAGTGCCGGTACTTACCGAAATATTATGGGTAACCAAGCAACAGCAATGGGACTAATTGCCGCCTCTCAACAGTCCGGCTTAGAACTCTTTTATGGGACTTACCCCATTACCCCTGCTTCGGATATTTTACATGAGTTAGCTAAGCACAAGAATTTTGGTGTGAAGTCGTTTCAAGCTGAAGATGAAATTGCTGCAGTTAGTGCTGCAATAGGAGCGTCATTTGGTGGGTCTTTGGGCGTTACGGCAACTTCAGGCCCTGGTGTTGCCTTAAAAGGTGAAGCCATTGGATTAGCATTTATGTTGGAATTGCCATTGGTAATTGTCAATGTTCAAAGAGGTGGGCCTTCAACAGGATTGCCAACAAAAACCGAGCAAGCGGATTTATTGCAAGCCATGTATGGAAGAAATGGAGAAGCCCCAATTCCAGTAGTATCTGCAAGTACACCATCCGATTGTTTTGAAGCTTCTTTAGAAGCGTGCCGAATTGCTATTGAACACATGACACCAGTTTTCTTTTTGTCAGATGGATACATAGCCAATGGTGCTGAACCTTGGATGTTTCCTCAGTCAAAAGACTTGAAAGAAATTAAAGTGCCAATGACCACTAAGACTGAAGATTATTTGCCATACAAGCGCGATGAAAAACTCGTGCGCGAGTGGGCAATTCCTGGTATGCCTGGTCTTGAACACCGTCTTGGTGGATTGGAAAAAGAGAACGAAACAGGCAACGTATCATACGACTCTGATAACCATGAATTTATGGTGAAAACTAGAGCTGAAAAAGTAGAACGAATAGCTGACTTTATACCCCTTCAAGGAATCGATTCTGGGGCTGACAAAGGCAAGGTTTTAGTATTGGCTTGGGGCTCAACTTATGGTGCTGTAAAAACTGCTGTCAAAGAATTACTTGTAGAAGGCTATTCAGTTTCACATGCTCATTTAAGGTATATTAATCCTTTGCCTAAAAATCTTGGCCAACTATTAAACGGCTTTGATAGCGTATTGATTCCTGAAATAAATGATGGTCAATTGATAAAAATTAT
The window above is part of the Flavobacteriales bacterium genome. Proteins encoded here:
- a CDS encoding sensor histidine kinase, which produces MIKFNNPKTISFYSSLLLAILTSLLFLLITYARGNFDLTNPIIIFLLVLGLCYFTNNLILTNFISEKVKVIYKTILSQKGISEKIETDLEKVNNDVFIFLNRNKSELDELKKMETFRREFIGNISHELKTPVFNMQGFIHTLIDGAIYDDNVNIKYLDRASKSIDRMITMLNDLDVITSIESNNYSIDFSDWNLNLLIEEIIGQLEIKTKSKNISISLDYENKSQTLVHADRDLIHHVITNLLVNSINYGNLNGKTEVRLFDMGDSILIEVADNGIGISQKHLPRLFERFYRVDKSRSRKDGGSGLGLSIVKHIIESHGQTINVRSTEGVGTTFGFTLKKSEI
- the trmB gene encoding tRNA (guanosine(46)-N7)-methyltransferase TrmB, with the translated sequence MAKNKLRKFSQMAEYSNVFQPTFEELKTGFKNKGQWKKDVFKNDNPLIVELGCGKGEYSVGLAKKYPNKNFLGVDVKGARMWKGATDANEENISNVAFLRTRIEFIEYCFANNEVDEIWITFPDPQIKKKRAKNRLTHPVFLERYSRILKKDGLIHLKTDSQFLHGYTLGIIEGNQRVLEDAEHDIYNAQLQRPDMSIKTHYENLFLDKDMPITYLRFRLQ
- a CDS encoding Mrp/NBP35 family ATP-binding protein, which encodes MKITKDQILKALASFTLPNGGKDLVSAKAVRNIQIFGTEVLLDIEINNPTLQYKKKVEVDCIKAIHDFVYEKADVKVNLIIKAPEKQANIIRGNEIPGVKNIIAIASGKGGVGKSTVSANLAVALADKGYKVGLVDADIYGPSMPIMFDVVNAKPQGKEVGGKRKILPVESYGVKLLSIGFFANTDQAVVWRGAMASKALNQMLWDTDWGDLDFMLIDLPPGTGDIHLSLVQSIPVGAAIVVSTPQNIALADARKGVAMFQMDSINVPVLGLVENMSYFSPEELPNNKYYIFGKEGAKALSERLNLPLLAEIPLVQSIREAADIGRPAVLQGATPAAMAYMDLADKTVVEMNKRNALEPTKKVEITNMNGCSTK
- a CDS encoding MGMT family protein; amino-acid sequence: MPEKSFFQKVYEVAAQIPEGKVSTYGAIAKYISSANASRMVGWALNKADTLEVPAHRVVNRIGMLSGKYHFDGVTLMQQLLENEGVRVIDNQVQDLENVFWDPSKELI
- a CDS encoding NifU family protein, which encodes MGIITDSAIIDKIEEALAQVRPFLESDGGDIRLIEVTDDYVVKVKLLGACSDCHVSMMTLKAGVEQTIKKELPEVKEVVDIDKIDS
- a CDS encoding glycosyltransferase, yielding MNSKKRILIAPLDWGLGHASRCIPIARALEVEGFEVVFAASGRPLDLLMSEFPNRDFIKVESYNILYPKNGNMAWSMIRQSLKIWKGIRKEKKALTQIIEDYNIDGVISDNRFGMYSRKVPCVFITHQLNIQSPIFSSFIQNINFRYIENFDACWIPDSEEHLLSGDLTCSNLPQVNCHFVGSLSRFEPMEKTEDLDILAVISGPEPQRSIFEKILRKQLLSSKKKAILVLGKTEEDLEESIDNLKIVSHLKSTELNQAMVNANLVISRSGYSTVMDIAKLHKKAIFVPTPGQTEQLYLAKYFYDKNIAFAMHQKEFNLKNALNRSSEFNGFVYTNFNPDWKNIFDIFK
- a CDS encoding 2-oxoacid:acceptor oxidoreductase subunit alpha gives rise to the protein MTQETVEKVVIFFAGDSGDGIQLTGSQFTNTAALYGNDLSTFPDFPAEIRAPQGTLAGVSGFQLSFGSTEIFTPGDECDVLVVMNVAALKANIKRLKKGGAIIVNTDGFDKRNLRLAGYDDGENPLSDNSLSDYRVSEMNVTKLTRECLVDITLGIKEKDRCKNMFVLGFVYWMYNRTLNHTIDSLTQKFKSKPEVLEANIKVLKAGYNFADTCEISSSRFEVKPAKMSAGTYRNIMGNQATAMGLIAASQQSGLELFYGTYPITPASDILHELAKHKNFGVKSFQAEDEIAAVSAAIGASFGGSLGVTATSGPGVALKGEAIGLAFMLELPLVIVNVQRGGPSTGLPTKTEQADLLQAMYGRNGEAPIPVVSASTPSDCFEASLEACRIAIEHMTPVFFLSDGYIANGAEPWMFPQSKDLKEIKVPMTTKTEDYLPYKRDEKLVREWAIPGMPGLEHRLGGLEKENETGNVSYDSDNHEFMVKTRAEKVERIADFIPLQGIDSGADKGKVLVLAWGSTYGAVKTAVKELLVEGYSVSHAHLRYINPLPKNLGQLLNGFDSVLIPEINDGQLIKIIRDKYLIDAIPFNKIKGTPFEAREIKNRIIELHDGK